In one window of Pirellulales bacterium DNA:
- a CDS encoding IS5/IS1182 family transposase — protein RTHSWLNRARRLLIRWEKKAANYLGLLHFQFAIVALRAAKVLG, from the coding sequence AACGCACGCACTCCTGGCTCAACCGCGCACGGCGCTTGTTGATCCGCTGGGAAAAGAAAGCCGCGAATTATCTGGGCCTGCTCCATTTTCAATTCGCTATCGTCGCCTTGAGAGCCGCCAAGGTTCTCGGATAG